The bacterium genome contains a region encoding:
- a CDS encoding PA2779 family protein translates to MSLFWYLHRGLVGRFLRSGTISLLALSMIVLGPVTMSARAGMVSTESVLEAESLDARARIHELVDRERVRSELEALGVEHAEAHARIDALSDLELAAVAGQLDRLPAGGGGLGSVLLAGVVIFIVLIVTDSFGVTDLFPWVHKYELQ, encoded by the coding sequence ATGAGTCTTTTCTGGTATTTGCATCGGGGTCTTGTAGGGCGCTTCTTGCGCTCTGGAACGATCTCGCTTCTGGCACTCTCGATGATCGTCCTGGGACCGGTGACGATGAGCGCGCGAGCGGGGATGGTATCGACTGAGTCGGTTCTCGAGGCCGAATCGCTCGATGCGCGCGCGCGGATTCACGAACTCGTCGATCGCGAGAGAGTTAGAAGTGAACTCGAGGCGTTGGGCGTCGAACACGCCGAAGCGCACGCGCGCATCGATGCTCTGTCCGATCTGGAACTCGCCGCGGTCGCTGGGCAGCTCGACAGATTGCCCGCGGGTGGGGGAGGGCTCGGCAGTGTGCTCCTGGCCGGGGTCGTCATCTTCATCGTTTTGATCGTAACCGACTCGTTCGGCGTGACCGATCTGTTCCCGTGGGTGCACAAATACGAGTTGCAGTGA
- a CDS encoding PA2778 family cysteine peptidase, with product MTRNRAELCRWAILGWLVCCSVLACATPGTDRLLQEPGGFPEQLELKVPFVAQRTDECGPAALAMLLAWSGTPVDLDALVAEVMVPARSGSLRSGLIAGARRRARLAYTVRGMDELLRELVAGHPVLVLQNNGLSWFQVWHYAVVIGYDLTEAKLILHSGRNESRRIPLRTFERTWRRSDSWGLLVLPPDLLPVTAHLDRLLDAVLGLERAQHFAEAERAYEAVLTYWPQSGVAWFGLGNARYAKTDLIGAEQAFRAAVGVEPDLEAAWNNFAQVLAEMGRRGEALAAVRRGLLLNGPRHMTLKKTLREIEKSAAPAVRPHVGATLP from the coding sequence GTGACGCGAAACAGGGCCGAGCTCTGCAGATGGGCGATCCTCGGATGGCTCGTCTGTTGTTCGGTACTGGCCTGCGCAACACCCGGAACGGATCGTCTGCTTCAGGAACCGGGTGGGTTTCCCGAGCAACTCGAACTGAAGGTACCCTTCGTCGCCCAGCGCACCGATGAGTGTGGTCCCGCGGCCCTCGCGATGCTGCTTGCATGGAGCGGTACACCCGTGGACCTCGACGCCTTGGTCGCCGAAGTCATGGTTCCGGCGCGTTCAGGTAGCTTGCGTTCGGGGTTGATCGCGGGGGCGCGTCGCCGCGCACGCCTGGCCTACACGGTCAGGGGCATGGACGAACTCCTGCGCGAGCTGGTGGCCGGGCACCCGGTGCTGGTGTTGCAGAACAACGGACTCTCCTGGTTTCAGGTCTGGCACTACGCGGTCGTGATCGGTTACGACCTGACGGAAGCCAAGCTCATCCTGCACAGCGGAAGAAATGAATCGCGAAGGATTCCGCTGCGAACCTTCGAACGTACCTGGAGACGTTCGGATAGCTGGGGTCTGCTCGTGCTTCCGCCAGATCTCCTGCCGGTTACCGCACATCTTGATCGTTTGCTCGATGCGGTGCTCGGGCTCGAACGCGCCCAACACTTCGCAGAGGCGGAACGTGCCTATGAGGCGGTGTTGACGTACTGGCCGCAAAGCGGTGTGGCCTGGTTCGGTCTCGGGAATGCCCGCTACGCGAAAACGGATCTTATTGGTGCAGAGCAGGCGTTTCGCGCTGCGGTTGGGGTCGAGCCCGATCTTGAAGCGGCCTGGAACAATTTCGCGCAAGTACTGGCCGAGATGGGGCGACGCGGAGAAGCGCTCGCCGCTGTGCGGCGCGGGCTCTTGCTCAACGGACCTCGACACATGACCCTGAAGAAGACGCTGAGGGAAATCGAAAAGTCCGCCGCACCCGCGGTCCGGCCTCATGTCGGGGCAACGCTGCCCTGA